GTCTATATCTATATGTATCATTGCTTCAAAGGTATAGAACAGATAAACTTTGGTGCATTTCTTGCCTAGATGAAAGAGGCAGCTTTTTTGCCAGTAGTGTGACTTGTTATTTgatgataattttaatatttgtgtaTTTAGGAGTGCTCTtcacttttatttaattgttcaTCTTTTGTTGGCTGATGCGGAGGAAGGCCTAGGAGAGGCACAACATTTTTGGTCTTTATACTTGGGTGAATTTGAGGATTTGAGATGTGGACGGAGAGGGATAATTGCCTTTGGATGTCTGATCCTTCAATCcgttctccttttcttttttctgaatAATGAAATTCTGGTGCAGGAAAGCTTGAATTTTCAAGTGATGGAGCACAATGAGACAGTGATGGAGCACAATGAGACAGGATGCCAAGTTCCTCCTGAAGCTCCAAAGCTTTGTGCCAATGGATGTGGATTTTTTGGAACTGCAGCTACCATGAACTTGTGTTCCAAGTGCCACAAGGACTTCATATTGAATCAAGAGAAGGCTAGACTTGCTTTGTCATCTCCTGTGTGTATTATGGATGGGAGCTCCAGCAACACTGGGAATGAGCCTGTTGCCCTAGATCTGCAAGCTAGTTCAGCAGAGTCTATGCTCAGCTCAACGCTGGCATCTTCGGACTCGGTTCTGAACACAGATAGTGATACAGTGGTGAAAGCAACTCCAAATAGGTGCGGCACTTGCAGGAAACGCATTGGTTTAACTGGCTTTAATTGTCGATGCGGAAACGTATTCTGTTCACTTCATCGCTACTCGGACAAACATGATTGTACCCATGATTATCAAACTGCTGCGCGGGATGCTATAGCCAAGGCCAACCCAATTGTCAAGGCTGAAAAGCTGGATAAAATCTGAGCCTCGGAC
The nucleotide sequence above comes from Ricinus communis isolate WT05 ecotype wild-type chromosome 6, ASM1957865v1, whole genome shotgun sequence. Encoded proteins:
- the LOC107260811 gene encoding zinc finger A20 and AN1 domain-containing stress-associated protein 8-like, giving the protein MEHNETVMEHNETGCQVPPEAPKLCANGCGFFGTAATMNLCSKCHKDFILNQEKARLALSSPVCIMDGSSSNTGNEPVALDLQASSAESMLSSTLASSDSVLNTDSDTVVKATPNRCGTCRKRIGLTGFNCRCGNVFCSLHRYSDKHDCTHDYQTAARDAIAKANPIVKAEKLDKI